In one Populus nigra chromosome 12, ddPopNigr1.1, whole genome shotgun sequence genomic region, the following are encoded:
- the LOC133670231 gene encoding pre-mRNA-splicing factor 38, whose amino-acid sequence MANRTDPTAKNIRGTNPQNLVEKILRSKIYQHTYWKEQCFGLTAETLVDKAMELDHLGGTYGGNRKPTPFMCLVMKMLQIQPEKDIVVEFIKNEDYKYVRVLGAFYLRLTGTDIDVYRYLEPLYNDYRKLRKKLTDGKFALTHMDEVIDELLTKDYSCDIAMPRIKKRWTLETLAALEPRKSVLEDDFEEEEEREENEQLEGLDNGADERDYYHERSPARERERERERDRDRDRRRDSHRHRDRDYDRDYDKDYDRERGRGRERDRDRDRDRYRLRDERDYGHDREREREREGRERERRDRDRGRRRSHSRSRSRSRDRKRHAHSSSPKRRGDGAEEPKKKKKKEKKERKDDGTDHPDPEIAEANKLRAALGLKPLK is encoded by the exons ATGGCGAATCGAACAGATCCAACAGCGAAGAACATAAGAGGGACAAACCCACAAAACCTAGTAGAGAAAATCCTGCGGTCCAAAATCTATCAACACACGTACTGGAAAGAACAATGTTTTGGGTTAACTGCAGAGACTTTGGTCGATAAAGCGATGGAACTCGATCACTTAGGTGGTACCTACGGTGGAAATCGTAAGCCGACGCCGTTTATGTGTTTGGTCATGAAGATGTTGCAAATTCAACCTGAGAAAGATATTGTTGTTGAATTCATTAAAAACGAAGATTACAA ATATGTGCGTGTGCTTGGTGCTTTTTATCTGCGACTTACTGGGACTGATATTGATGTGTATCGTTACCTAGAGCCTTTGTATAATGACTATCGAAAGTTGAGGAAAAAACTAACTGATGGGA AATTCGCATTGACACACATGGATGAAGTTATCGACGagctcttgacaaaagattatTCTTGTGACATTGCTATGCCCCGTATTAAGAAAAG ATGGACTCTTGAAACACTTGCTGCACTTGAACCTAGAAAGAGTGTGTTGGAAGATGATtttgaagaagaggaagagcgAGAAGAGAACGAGCAACTTGAGGGATTAGACAATGGTGCTGATGAACGG GACTACTACCATGAGAGAAGTCCTgcaagggaaagggaaagggaaagggaaagggatCGGGATAGGGATAGAAGACGTGATAGTCACAGACATAG GGATCGTGACTATGATAGAGATTATGACAAAGACTATGATAGGGAGCGTGGACgtggaagagagagagacaggGACAGAGATAGGGATCGCTATCGTTTGAGAGATGAAAGAGATTATGGTCATGACCGGGAAcgagaaagagaaagggaaggCAGGGAGCGTGAAAGACGAGATAGGGACCGTGGCAGGCGGAGGAGTCATTCAAGGAGCCGAAGTAGGAGTCGGGATCGTAAAAGACATGCCCACAGCAGTAGTCCTAAAAGGCGCGGAGATGGAGCAGAAGagccgaagaagaagaagaagaaggaaaagaaggaaaggaaagatgATGGTACGGACCACCCTGATCCGGAGATTGCTGAAGCTAATAAGCTCCGAGCAGCCCTTGGGTTGAAACCACTTAAATGA
- the LOC133669971 gene encoding topless-related protein 3-like: protein MSSLSRELVFLILQFLEEEKFKESVHKLEKESGFYFNMKYFEEKVLAGEWDEVEKYLAGFTKVDDNRYSMKIFFEIRKQKYLEALDRQDKAKAVEILVGDLKVFLTFNEELYKEITQLLTLNNFRENEQLSKYGDTKTARSIMMVELKKLIEANPLFRDKLAFPTLKSSRLRTLINQSLNWQHQLCKHPRSNPDIKTLFIDHTCSPTNGPLAPAPVSLPVAAVAKPAPYTSLVAHGPFPATGAAANAGALAGWMANASASSSVQAAVVTASSIPIPQNQVSVLKRQRTPPTAPGIVDYQNPDHELMKRLRPAQSVEEATYPASRQQASWSLEDLPRTVAFALHQGSTVMSMDFHPSHHTLLLVGSVNGEITLWELISRERLFSKPFKIWDLQGCSLQFQASGFKDASISVTRVAWSPDGNFVGAAFNKHLIHLYAYNGPNDLRQHLEIDAHVGGVNDLAFAHPNKQLCVVTCGDDKLIKVWDLTGRKLFNFEGHEAAVYNICPHHKENIQFIFSTAIDGKIKAWLYDNIGSRVDYDAPGHWCTTMLYSADGSRLFSCGTSKEGDSYLVEWNESEGSVKRSFLGFRKKSAGVVQFDTTQNHFLAAGDDGQIKFWDMENISVITNTDADGGLQTLPRLKFNKEGNLLAVTTADNGFKILANAAGLRSLRAVETHSFEALRSPMESAAIKVSGTSSMVNASPVNLKVERSSPVRPSPILNGVDPMNRSMEKPRTVDDVIDKTKPWQLAEIVDPGECRLVTLPDSTDTSSKVVRLLYTNSGVGMLALGANGIQKLWKWPRNEQNPSGKATANVVPQHWQPNSGLLMTNDVSGVNLEEAVPCIALSKNDSYVMSATGGKVSLFNMMTFKVMTTFMSPPPASTFLAFHPQDNNIIAIGMEDSTIHIYNVRVDEVKSKLKGHQKRVTGLAFSTNLNILVSSGADAQLCIWSIDTWEKRKSVAIQIPTGKSPTGDTRVQFHSDQTRLLVVHETQLAIYDASKMERIHQWVPQDAISAPISYAAYSCNSQLIYATFSDGNVGVFDADHLRLRCRIAPSAYNGSQTAHPLVVATHPLDPNQLAVGLTDGSVKVIEPTESEKKWGTSPPVDNGVLNGRTTSSSTTSNHTPDQLQR from the exons ATGTCGTCTTTGAGTAGAGAATTGGTGTTTCTCATACTTCAGTTTCtcgaagaagaaaaatttaaagagtCTGTCCATAA GCTTGAGAAGGAATCtggtttttatttcaacatgaaGTACTTTGAGGAGAAAGTGCTGGCTGGAGAATGGGATGAAGTTGAAAAGTACTTAGCGGGGTTTACCAAAGTCGATGATAACAGATACTCaatgaagatattttttgaaatcagGAAGCAGAAGTATCTAGAAGCGCTTGATCG GCAAGACAAGGCGAAGGCGGTTGAAATATTAGTGGGTGATTTGAAGGTGTTCTTGACATTTAATGAGGAACTGTACAAAGAAATCACTCAGCTTTTAACTCTTAACAATTTCAg GGAAAATGAGCAGCTGTCCAAGTATGGCGACACTAAAACAGCTCGGAGCATCATGATGGTAGAGCTAAAAAAGCTAATTGAAGCAAATCCTCTCTTTCGTGATAAGCTTGCATTTCCGACCTTGAAGTCATCTCGATTGAGGACTCTAATTAATCAGAG TTTGAACTGGCAGCACCAATTATGCAAGCATCCAAGGTCGAACCCAGACATCAAGACTTTGTTCATAGACCACACATGCTCACCCACAAATGGTCCTCTTGCTCCTGCACCTGTCAGTCTTCCTGTTGCTGCTGTTGCAAAGCCTGCTCCTTATACATCTCTTGTGGCTCATGGT CCCTTTCCAGCTACTGGTGCAGCAGCTAATGCCGGTGCCTTAGCTGGTTGGATGGCAAATGCTTCTGCTTCTTCATCCGTTCAAGCAGCTGTTGTTACTGCATCATCAATTCCTATTCCTCAAAATCAAG TTTCAGTCTTGAAACGTCAAAGAACACCGCCAACTGCCCCGGGTATCGTTGATTATCAGAATCCTGATCATGAACTAATGAAACGTCTCCGGCCTGCCCAATCTGTTGAAGAG GCTACATATCCAGCATCTAGACAACAGGCATCTTGGTCTCTGGAAGACCTGCCAAGGACAGTAGCTTTTGCCCTGCATCAAGGGTCAACTGTCATGAGCATGGATTTTCATCCTTCTCACCACACATTGCTTcttg TTGGTTCTGTTAATGGTGAAATTACACTTTGGGAACTCATCTCACGGGAGAGACTGTTTTCAAAGCCCTTCAAGATTTGGGACTTGCAAGGTTGTTCATTGCAATTTCAG GCTTCTGGTTTCAAAGATGCATCAATTTCTGTCACCCGTGTTGCATGGAGTCCTGATGGAAATTTTGTGG GGGCTGCATTTAATAAACACTTGATTCACTTGTATGCATATAATGGACCAAATGATCTGCGCCAACATTTAGAG ATTGATGCCCATGTTGGTGGTGTTAATGATTTGGCTTTTGCTCATCCAAACAAACAACTTTGTGTGGTCACCTGTGGAGATGACAAGCTAATAAAG GTGTGGGATTTGACGGGACGGAAGCTGTTTAATTTTGAAGGTCACGAAGCAGCAGTTTATAATATCTGTCCACACCACAAAGAGAACATCCAG TTCATATTCTCAACTGCTATTGATGGGAAAATAAAAGCCTGGCTATATGACAATATAGGATCTAGAGTTGATTATGATGCTCCTGGTCACTGGTGTACTACGATGCTTTACAGTGCTGATGGTAGTAG GTTGTTCTCTTGTGGAACAAGTAAAGAAGGGGACTCTTATCTAGTTGAATGGAATGAAAGTGAAGGATCGGTAAAGAGGAGTTTTCTTGGGTTTAGAAAGAAATCAGCTGGTGTTGTGCAGTTTGACACTACCCAAAACCACTTCTTGGCTGCTGGTGATGATGGTCAGATAAAGTTTTGGGATATGGAGAATATCAGTGTCATCACAAACACGGATGCAGATGGGGGACTACAG ACTCTTCCTCGCCTGAAATTCAACAAGGAAGGGAATCTTCTTGCTGTTACCACTGCAGACAATGGATTCAAGATACTTGCAAACGCTGCTGGTCTCAGATCATTGAGAGCAGTTGAGACTCATTCTTTTGAAGCATTGAGATCACCTATGGAATCTGCTGCAATCAAG GTTTCTGGCACTTCTAGCATGGTAAATGCCAGTCCAGTGAACCTTAAAGTGGAAAGGAGCTCTCCCGTCAGGCCTTCTCCGATTCTT AATGGAGTTGATCCAATGAATAGAAGCATGGAAAAGCCAAGAACTGTGGATGATGTAATTGACAAAACAAAACCCTGGCAATTGGCTGAAATTGTAGATCCTGGCGAGTGTCGATTAGTTACCTTGCCTGATAGCACGGATACATCAAGCAAG GTTGTTCGTCTTCTGTATACAAATTCTGGTGTTGGCATGTTAGCACTAGGAGCAAATGGTATTCAGAAGCTTTGGAAGTGGCCACGCAATGAACAAAATCCAAGTGGAAAG GCCACTGCCAATGTCGTTCCACAGCATTGGCAACCAAACAGTGGTCTTCTTATGACTAATGATGTCTCAGGTGTCAACCTTGAAGAAGCAGTTCCGTGCATAGCTCTCTCAAAGAATGACTCATATGTAATGTCAGCCACTGGTGGGAAGGTTTCACTGTTCAACATGATGACATTTAAG GTGATGACAACATTCATGTCTCCTCCCCCTGCTTCAACCTTCCTAGCATTCCATCCCCAGGATAACAATATCATAGCCATTGGAATGGAGGATTCAACTATTCACATATACAATGTCAGAGTGGATGAG gtaaaatcaaaattaaagggTCATCAGAAGCGAGTAACTGGTTTAGCCTTTTCCACCAATCTTAATATCTTGGTTTCATCAGGTGCTGATGCTCAG CTTTGCATCTGGAGCATTGATACAtgggagaaaagaaaatcagttGCAATTCAAATTCCAACAGGAAAGTCACCTACCGGTGACACCCGTGTTCAGTTCCACTCTGATCAGACTCGTTTGCTCGTGGTTCATGAGACCCAGTTAGCAATATATGATGCCTCCAAGATGGAGCGTATCCATCAG TGGGTACCACAAGATGCCATTTCTGCTCCCATATCTTATGCAGCCTACTCTTGCAACAGTCAATTAATTTACGCTACATTCAGTGACGGTAACGTTGGAGTGTTTGACGCTGATCACCTGAGACTTAGATGCCGAATTGCTCCCTCGGCATATAACGG GAGCCAAACTGCTCACCCACTAGTTGTTGCTACTCATCCACTCGATCCCAACCAGCTAGCTGTTGGGTTGACCGATGGGTCTGTTAAAGTTATAGAACCCACAGAATCAGAAAAGAAGTGGGGAACAAGTCCGCCTGTAGATAACGGGGTGCTAAATGGTCGGACAACATCATCATCCACTACAAGCAACCACACGCCAGATCAGCTGCAAAGATGA